The proteins below are encoded in one region of Megalops cyprinoides isolate fMegCyp1 chromosome 14, fMegCyp1.pri, whole genome shotgun sequence:
- the LOC118789032 gene encoding WD repeat and FYVE domain-containing protein 2 has protein sequence MAAEIHPKPQTRTPVLLSKIEASQEVVNTAVIIPKEDGVISVSEDRTIRIWLKRDSGQYWPSVYHTMPAPCTCMSFNPETRRLSVGMDSGEVSEFILSEDYNKMTPAQSYQAHQGRVTVVLFVLEMEWVLSTGQDKNFTWHCSESGQRLGGYRTTSWVSGLQFDVETRHAFVGDHSGQVTILKLEQDSCSLVTTFKGHTGSVTALCWDPVQRVLFSGSSDHSIIMWDIGGGKGTAIELQGHNEKVQGLCYAPHTRQLISCSCDGGIVIWNMDVTRQETPEWLDSDSCQKCEQPFFWNFKQMWDSKRIGLRQHHCRKCGQAVCGKCSSKRSTIPLMGFEFEVRVCDSCHESITDEERAPTATFHDSKHSIIHMHFEPTRGWLLTSGPDKVIKLWDMTPVVS, from the exons ATGGCGGCAGAAATACATCCCAAACCGCAGACTCGCACGCCCGTCCTCCTCAGCAAGATCGAGGCTTCCCAAGAAGTGGTGAACACCGCGGTTATAATTCCCAAAGAAGACGGGGTTATCAGTGTGTCGGAAGACAG AACAATCCGGATATGGCTGAAGAGAGACAGTGGTCAGTACTGGCCGAGTGTCTATCACACTATGCCAG CTCCCTGTACCTGCATGTCCTTCAACCCGGAGACGCGGAGGCTTTCTGTGGGCATGGACAGTGGAGAGGTGTCG GAGTTCATCCTGTCTGAAGACTACAACAAGATGACCCCAGCACAGAGCTACCAGG CTCACCAGGGCCGAGTTACAGTGGTTCTGTTCGTCCTGGAGATGGAGTGGGTCCTGAGCACTGGTCAGGACAAGAACTTCACTTGGCATTGCTCCGAGAGCGGCCAGCGCCTGGGCGGATACCGGACTACTTCCTGGGTCTCCGGGCTGCA GTTTGACGTGGAGACGAGGCACGCCTTTGTAGGTGACCACTCTGGCCAGGTGACTATCCTGAAACTGGAACAGGACAGCTGCAGCCTGGTCACCACGTTTAAAGGACACACAG GCAGCGTGACGGCTCTGTGCTGGGACCCGGTCCAGCGTGTCCTGTTCTCAGGGAGCTCCGACCACTCCATCATCATGTGGGACATCGGGGGCGGAAAGGGCACCGCCATCGAGCTGCAGGGGCACAA TGAGAAAGTGCAGGGACTGTGCTATGCCCCACACACCCGCCAGCTGATCTCCTGCAGCTGTGATGGGGGCATCGTCATATGGAACATGGACGTGACCCGGCAggag ACCCCCGAGTGGCTGGACAGCGACTCCTGCCAGAAGTGTGAGCAGCCCTTCTTCTGGAACTTCAAGCAGATGTGGGACAGCAAAAGGATTGGCCTGCGGCAG caTCACTGCAGGAAGTGCGGCCAGGCCGTGTGCGGGAAGTGCTCCTCCAAGCGCTCCACCATCCCGCTCATGGGCTTTGAGTTTGAGGTGCGGGTGTGTGACAGCTGCCACGAGTCTATCACTGACGAGGA GCGAGCGCCCACGGCAACCTTCCATGACAGCAAACACAGCATCATCCACATGCACTTTGAGCCCACCAGGGGCTGGCTGCTGACCTCTGGGCCAGACAAGGTCATAAAG CTGTGGGATATGACACCAGTGGTGTCCTGA